The Geobacillus stearothermophilus ATCC 12980 genome contains a region encoding:
- a CDS encoding tetratricopeptide repeat protein: MNMHGKYTSQVIDMGFEQQLVHKTFYETLVEAGERDVVSALGDIFFTAHRDGADLSSIRFAQGEVYFHRRDYEAAIFKWEQVHHDDLRPWAQKNIADSYYELGRLELAEELYRSIETESETLHAEIILRLFSLYRELGENAKADDMIKRGVTLYPDYPNMTEWARAFFEEQGDWESAVELALGEAVRTSARRWVDILTGYVEQGHARTMAPARFSRCLALLYETDRVKFERLVQALWNGYRDGDLYFSWLAEWNRLYDELSIGRDYDWKRIPGLLGEAYAGLMKGPYRLKELVEVVPPLVKSWVSLADGPETAVAAAALLAWSEKFPEAFEEETVNDAAKRLVHAKRQAGETGVSLFEEIADWAEEQRAGSHFRFRWFVRQLSDSRTHFVLVAGASRHERLAFLRTLVGEAALAAPSAPVLAWRNGGEMEVAKISDDQFTVFSSIDEFQQATGGRGSRFSDDAVIECTAPFSLVPQGIVLLDIGPLGGSASSDHEALVSFSLADSILFLLNGEDPFSSADEQLMLQLRERAPSAPMCVLLPPGDGMVDEEETARIVEEVEAHVRTIVPEANVMVYSPHAPSRKQQQALVGWLEEMRRCVSPVRREEAILTTIRQFIAHLFQQRAEAESRLAELVVWKKEMAAKLSGAIHQLGDLQEEKTAKTAKLFHTVLAEMRGELLTAISDLLRSMADLVSEDSDFSRLHLELNDKANERLRAYLDEEALPKLRRAMEQWIAATEDEFNECQVFLHEMGEGFNAMFGQERLKLECDFHLLADWRRDTDRLINGVQVGKVNVFLRRTPSQLLLKGAGKLLGAFAQNKAMLAQKYKQLIQTQDYAEVVEAIIQQLLLPFEWFAKSLERDVTQFFHAPLTALDETLKRLELEIAAQEGELKHMRKNPEAYRDPLVLFDIRLRQCEQLAQAASAAVQLLQDENKSIRSV, encoded by the coding sequence ATGAACATGCATGGCAAATATACGAGTCAGGTGATCGACATGGGGTTTGAACAGCAACTTGTTCATAAAACATTTTACGAGACGCTCGTCGAGGCGGGGGAACGCGACGTTGTCAGCGCGCTTGGCGATATTTTTTTCACGGCGCATCGGGATGGCGCTGATTTGTCGTCGATTCGCTTTGCCCAAGGGGAAGTGTATTTCCACCGCCGCGACTACGAAGCGGCGATTTTTAAATGGGAACAAGTCCATCACGACGATTTGCGCCCGTGGGCGCAAAAAAATATCGCCGACAGCTACTATGAGCTTGGACGGCTCGAGCTGGCCGAGGAGCTGTACCGTTCGATTGAGACGGAAAGCGAAACGTTGCATGCGGAAATCATTTTGCGCCTGTTTTCGCTCTACCGTGAGTTGGGGGAAAACGCGAAAGCGGATGATATGATTAAGCGCGGTGTGACGTTGTATCCGGATTATCCGAACATGACCGAATGGGCGCGCGCCTTTTTCGAGGAGCAAGGTGATTGGGAAAGCGCCGTCGAGCTTGCTTTAGGAGAGGCGGTGCGGACGTCGGCGCGCCGCTGGGTGGACATCTTGACCGGTTATGTGGAACAAGGACATGCGCGAACGATGGCGCCTGCGCGGTTTTCACGCTGCCTGGCGCTGTTGTACGAAACGGATCGGGTGAAGTTTGAACGGCTTGTGCAGGCGCTATGGAACGGGTATCGGGATGGTGACCTCTATTTTTCGTGGCTCGCGGAGTGGAATCGCCTCTATGATGAGTTGTCGATCGGCCGCGACTACGACTGGAAGCGAATTCCTGGCCTTTTAGGGGAAGCCTATGCAGGATTGATGAAAGGCCCGTACCGATTGAAAGAGTTGGTGGAAGTGGTGCCACCGCTTGTCAAAAGCTGGGTAAGTTTAGCCGACGGTCCGGAGACAGCGGTGGCCGCGGCTGCCTTGTTGGCGTGGAGTGAGAAATTTCCTGAGGCGTTTGAAGAAGAGACGGTCAACGACGCCGCTAAGCGGCTCGTCCATGCGAAACGGCAAGCTGGGGAAACGGGTGTGTCGCTATTTGAAGAAATTGCCGATTGGGCGGAAGAGCAGCGGGCGGGCTCGCATTTCCGCTTCCGCTGGTTCGTGCGGCAGTTGTCTGATTCGCGGACGCATTTCGTTTTGGTCGCTGGGGCGTCGCGCCATGAGCGGTTGGCGTTTTTGCGGACGTTGGTCGGCGAGGCAGCGTTGGCGGCGCCATCTGCGCCGGTGCTGGCATGGAGAAACGGCGGGGAGATGGAAGTCGCGAAAATCAGCGACGACCAGTTTACCGTTTTTTCGAGCATTGACGAATTTCAACAAGCAACGGGCGGCCGCGGAAGCCGATTCTCCGATGACGCTGTCATTGAATGCACGGCGCCGTTTTCACTCGTGCCGCAAGGGATTGTCTTGTTGGATATCGGCCCGCTCGGCGGGAGCGCTTCATCCGACCATGAAGCGCTTGTGTCGTTTTCGCTTGCTGACAGCATTCTTTTTCTTCTCAACGGCGAGGATCCGTTTTCTAGCGCCGATGAACAGTTGATGTTGCAACTTCGCGAGCGGGCGCCGTCTGCGCCGATGTGCGTTTTGCTTCCTCCGGGCGACGGGATGGTGGATGAAGAGGAGACGGCGAGAATCGTTGAGGAAGTGGAAGCGCACGTTCGTACGATCGTTCCGGAAGCCAATGTCATGGTCTATTCGCCGCATGCGCCAAGCCGCAAGCAGCAGCAAGCCCTCGTCGGCTGGCTTGAGGAGATGCGCCGATGCGTGTCCCCTGTCCGCCGCGAGGAAGCGATTTTAACGACGATCCGCCAGTTCATCGCTCATTTGTTCCAGCAGCGAGCCGAGGCGGAAAGTCGACTGGCGGAGCTGGTCGTATGGAAAAAAGAAATGGCGGCCAAACTGAGCGGCGCCATTCATCAGCTTGGCGACCTGCAAGAGGAGAAAACGGCCAAAACGGCAAAGTTGTTCCACACCGTCTTGGCGGAAATGCGGGGCGAGCTGTTGACGGCGATTTCCGATCTGTTGCGCAGCATGGCGGATCTTGTGAGCGAAGACAGCGATTTTTCCCGCTTGCATCTTGAACTGAACGACAAAGCGAACGAACGGCTTCGCGCTTACCTTGATGAAGAGGCGCTGCCAAAGCTGCGCCGCGCCATGGAACAGTGGATTGCAGCGACGGAAGACGAATTCAACGAATGCCAGGTGTTTTTGCATGAAATGGGCGAAGGGTTTAACGCCATGTTCGGCCAGGAACGACTCAAGCTCGAATGCGATTTTCACCTTCTCGCCGATTGGCGGCGCGATACGGATCGGTTGATCAACGGGGTGCAAGTGGGCAAGGTGAACGTTTTCTTGCGGAGAACGCCAAGCCAGCTGCTGTTGAAAGGGGCGGGCAAACTGCTCGGTGCTTTTGCGCAAAACAAGGCGATGCTGGCGCAAAAGTATAAGCAGTTGATCCAGACGCAAGATTACGCTGAGGTGGTGGAGGCGATCATCCAGCAGTTGTTGCTGCCGTTTGAATGGTTTGCCAAATCGCTTGAGCGTGATGTCACTCAATTTTTCCATGCGCCATTGACGGCGCTCGATGAAACGTTGAAACGGCTGGAGCTGGAGATCGCTGCCCAGGAAGGCGAGCTCAAACATATGCGCAAAAACCCTGAGGCGTACCGCGACCCGCTCGTGCTCTTTGACATTCGTTTGCGGCAATGCGAGCAGCTGGCGCAGGCGGCATCTGCCGCTGTGCAATTGCTACAGGACGAAAACAAATCAATCCGTTCGGTCTAA